The Paenibacillus polymyxa M1 DNA segment GCTCATACAAGGTTTGATAATCAGCCAGTACCTGACACGGATGCGCCAAATCGCTCAAGCCATTGATTACCGGAACGGATGCATAACGGGCCAACTCTACGACATTATCGTGCCCGAAGGTACGAATCATAATGCCATCCAGATAACGTGACATGACTTGGGCCATGTCGCTAATCGGTTCACCGCGTCCCAGTTGAATATCATTTTTGCTGAGGAAAAGGGCATGCCCACCCAATTGATACATTCCGACTTCAAAGGATACCCGTGTGCGTGTGGAAGACTTTTCGAAAATCAGTCCAAGTGTTTTCCCCTTCAGCGGCTGATAAGCTTCTCCGTTTTTGTGTTTACGCTTAATTTCAATGGCGAGATCAATTAAATACTGGATTTCCTCTGGCGAGTAGTCGTCCAGTTCTAGAAAGTCCCGTCCTTTCAAATTCACCTGTTGCAATGCGCCGCCCTGACTCATGCGTTCCTCTCCTTTTACACTCTAATCTCGGATGCTTCTGGCTCTACACTAAGCTACGTGCTCCCGAATCAATTCAGCAATCCATGTTACAGCCTGATCTATTTCGTCTTGCGTTACATACAGGTTAGGCAACAGGCGAATCACGTTCGGTCCTGCTGTAATGAACAGAATGCCCTTCTTCTGTCCTGCCAAAACAAGCTCTGCTACCGGCTCCGCACACTCAATCCCGACCATCAGACCTTTTCCGCGGATATCCTGGACAAAAGGAATATCTTTAAGCTGTTTTTGCAGACTATGAAAGAGATAATCTCCCATTTCGGCAGCGCGTTCTGGCAGCTTGTCATCAATAATCGTTTCAATGGTTGCTTGAACTGCTGCCATGGCAAGCGGTGTACCCCCGAAGGTAGAACCATGACTGCCCGCTGTGAACGCTTCACGCAAATATTCTTTGCCTAGCATTGCACCGACCGAAAAGCCACTGCCCAATCCTTTCGCCAATGTAAAAATATCCGGTTCTATTCCATAATGCTCAAAGGCAAACAGCTTACCTGTCCGTCCCATACCTGTTTGCACCTCGTCAATGATCAGCAGCAATCCATGCTCGTGGCACAGCTTGGTAATCACGTCTACGAAAGCAGGGTCTACCGGATACATGCCACCTTCGGCCTGCACCATTTCCAGCATAATTGCCGCTGTATTCTCATTGATAGCTGCTTCGAGCGCAGCCTGATCATGAAGCGGAACGCTTTTGAATCCGGCGGGAAGCGGTAAAAAACCTTCTTTCACTTTGTCCTGACCCGTAGCAGTCAAGGTTGCCAGCGTCCGTCCGTGAAAGGATTGCGTGAACGTAATGATTTCATAGCGACCGGTCTGCTTCACCTTCTGGTGGTAACGACGCGCCAGCTTAATGGCAGCTTCGTTCGCTTCAGCTCCGCTGTTGCAGAAGAACACGGCATCTGCGCTGCTATTGGCTGTCAGCAAGGCCGCGGCCCGTTCCTGCCCGGGAATATGAAACAGATTGGATACATGCCACAGTTCATCGATCTGTTTTTTCAAACGCTCCGCTACAGCTTGAGGCGCATGGCCTAGATTGGTAACGGCAATACCTGACATGAAATCCAGATAACGTTTGCCCTGATCATCCCACAGCCAGCTTCCTTGTCCTTTCACCAGTGTAAGCGGGTATCTTGCGTAGTTTGGAAAAAGAGAGCTATCTGCCTGCACTTTTGCCGCCCCCTTTTCCGCTTGCGCTCCGCTTCCATTCGTACTTGGCATTTCCTCGCTCACCAGCGTATTCGGTTCCTTACTCATATCGTTCACGCCCCTTTATCGTTTGGTTATATAGGTTGAGCATATATCGCAATTACTGCATACGCACAATGCGTGTTCCAATCGATTCTCCACCCAGCACACGGCTGAGTACCTGCGGTTCGCTGCCGTCCACAATGACGACTTCCTTCACTTTACCGTGAATGCAGGCAATAGCCGCTCTCACTTTCGGAATCATACCACCGTAGATTTCACCTGTACTGATCATATCTTCAATTTCCTGTATGGTAATTGACTCCATAACCTTCTTTTCTACACCATTCTTTTTCAATATACCGGGTACATCCGTCACAACAATCATTCGACTGACGCCGAGATGAGAAGCCACCGCGCCCGCCGCTGTATCGGCATTAATGTTG contains these protein-coding regions:
- a CDS encoding acetylornithine transaminase gives rise to the protein MSKEPNTLVSEEMPSTNGSGAQAEKGAAKVQADSSLFPNYARYPLTLVKGQGSWLWDDQGKRYLDFMSGIAVTNLGHAPQAVAERLKKQIDELWHVSNLFHIPGQERAAALLTANSSADAVFFCNSGAEANEAAIKLARRYHQKVKQTGRYEIITFTQSFHGRTLATLTATGQDKVKEGFLPLPAGFKSVPLHDQAALEAAINENTAAIMLEMVQAEGGMYPVDPAFVDVITKLCHEHGLLLIIDEVQTGMGRTGKLFAFEHYGIEPDIFTLAKGLGSGFSVGAMLGKEYLREAFTAGSHGSTFGGTPLAMAAVQATIETIIDDKLPERAAEMGDYLFHSLQKQLKDIPFVQDIRGKGLMVGIECAEPVAELVLAGQKKGILFITAGPNVIRLLPNLYVTQDEIDQAVTWIAELIREHVA